One window of Phalacrocorax carbo chromosome 1, bPhaCar2.1, whole genome shotgun sequence genomic DNA carries:
- the LOC135312042 gene encoding histone H4 transcription factor-like, whose amino-acid sequence GQYPCWWRGCEFGAKDPRKLIIHVNFHSYHTKLKFIGSQLRALHHDLPVCLQNSRSWHQLPKTSEEFVCHWENCDVTFNNPVWFYQHVALHANATEEETVTDQKQAVYCHWKDCLGVFKGKHKLWDHLRTHTQERIVACPTCGRMFSNNTKFFDHAKRQVSEDKQLFGCQYCQKRFANERLLRDHMRGHVNHVTCALCDMVCTSVSSLKAHIRFRHCNERPFHCHLCDSSFKNAYDLHKHVETHNDSDAYSCDVEGCGFTSRTLQTLRQHYKRVHVSDGILKYKCHICQKCFSWSYTLTLHLRKAHKLSSHSRFRYKEDDEGHMSLNLAVYNAAVGLGQALNNKMVTHKSSPSQNSFGREGGDSCKRDTSTAEELFAQLQPWSQATGENFLVETDTSVPGPVYSELQTAVQPFENCFTSAKVDEATPMNVREKLAETELGLGIQIAF is encoded by the exons GGGCAGTACCCATGTTGGTGGAGAGGTTGTGAATTTGGGGCAAAAGATCCCAGAAAGCTGATAATACATGTCAATTTTCACAGTTACCACACCAAGCTAAAATTCATAGGCTCTCAGTTACGGGCATTGCACCATGATTTGCCGGTATGTTTGCAGAACAGCCGTAGCTGGCATCAGTTACCAAAGACTTCGGAGGAGTTTGTTTGCCATTGGGAGAATTGTGAT gttaCCTTCAATAACCCAGTGTGGTTTTATCAACATGTTGCTCTTCATGCCAATGCTACTGAGGAAGAAACTGTTACAGATCAGAAGCAAGCTGTTTATTGTCACTGGAAAG aTTGTTTAGGtgtatttaaaggaaaacataagcTATGGGATCATTTAAGAACCCACACGCAAGAAAGAATTGTAGCATGTCCTACCTGTGGACGAATGTTCTCCAATAACACTAAGTTTTTTGATCATGCAAAGAGACAAGTTTCAGAAGATA AACAACTATTTGGTTGCCAGTACTGTCAGAAACGTTTTGCCAATGAAAGGCTGCTACGAGATCACATGAGGGGACATG TTAATCATGTTACATGTGCCCTTTGTGATATGGTATGCACAAGTGTCTCCTCACTGAAAGCACACATCAGATTCCGACACTGCAATGAACGTCCATTCCATTGTCACCTCTGTGACAGCAG TTTTAAGAACGCGTATGATCTGCATAAACATGTTGAAACACACAATGATTCAGATGCCTACAGCTGTGATGTTGAAGGATGTGGTTTTACTTCACGGACTTTACAAACTTTGAGACAGCATTATAAAAGAGTGCATGTG AGTGATGGCATTCTGAAATACAAATGCCACATCTGCCAGAAATGTTTCTCCTGGAGTTATACATTGACACTACATCTTCGAAAAGCTCATAAACTCAGCAGTCATTCCCGTTTCAG ATATAAAGAAGATGATGAGGGTCATATGAGTTTGAATTTAGCAGTATATAATGCTGCCGTGGGTTTAGGTCAGGCTCTTAATAACAAGATGGTTACACATAAGTCTTCACCAAGTCAAAATAGTTTTGGAAGAGAAGGAGGGGACTCTTGCAAAAGAGACACTTCGacagcagaagaactttttgCACAGCTTCAGCCATGGTCACAAGCTACTGGAGAAAACTTTCTGGTAGAAACAGACACTTCTGTGCCAGGGCCTGTGTATTCTGAACTTCAAACTGCTGTCCAGccctttgaaaactgttttactTCTGCTAAAGTTGATGAAGCAACACCCATGAATGTGAGAGAGAAACTAGCAGAAACGGAACTGGGCTTGGGAATTCAGATAGCTTTCTAG